The Pelagibius sp. CAU 1746 genomic sequence ACTCAGCCCTTCCGGCGCCGCCCCCGGGGAAGCCGGCGTGAGAATCGCATCGTATCGGCTGAAGATCGCCTCCAGCGCATCGTTCAACAGCCGCGGCCAGTCGAGAGCCGCCAGGTAATCGTGCGCCAGGATACGCCGGCCCTCGTCTATAGCCTGCTGCATCTCGCCGCTCAGCTTGTCGCGGCCGCGCCTTTCATAGTGGTGATAGGACTTGGAAAGCTCCGCGAGCTGCACCAACTCGCAGAGCTGCAGCGCCTGTGCGAAAACCGGCGGCAGTTCCACCTCGTCACAGTTCTCGCCCAGGGCCTCCGACAACTCGGCGAAACCGTCGTGAACGTCGGCCGAAGCGGTGTCCCAGGCCGGCTGGCGCACCAGGGCGAAGGCCGGATTCACCGGCGGCGCGGACGCGGCGGTCTCCGGCAGGCGCGGCGACGGCATCAGGGCGGTCGCCGGATCGCCGTCGTCCTGGCCGAAGAGGCTGTCGGCCAGCAAGGCGGCCGCGCCGATGCTGGCGCCGAAGACGCCCAGGGTATCCAGCGACGGCGCCTGGGAAAGCACCCCGCTGCGCGGTATCGCGCCGAAGGTCGGCTTGTAGCCCACCACGCCACAAAAGGACGCCGGCCGGATCACCGAGCCCACGGTCTGAGTGCCCAGCGCCAGCGGCACCATGCCCGCGGCCACCGCGGCGGCGGACCCCGAGGAGGAGCCACCGGGAGTGTGGGCCGGATCATGGGGATTGCGCGTCTTGCCCGGACTGCGCAGGGCCAGTTCGGTCGTCACCGTCT encodes the following:
- a CDS encoding amidase, which gives rise to MVVVNDDILRLDAVELRDRLAGGALRAVELAEACLGVVGRREEDVGAWAWLDGDHVMQQARRLDEHRAAGRPIGPLHGLPVGLKDVIDTEGIPTENGTPLDAGRKPSADAYVVKRLKQAGALIMGKTVTTELALRSPGKTRNPHDPAHTPGGSSSGSAAAVAAGMVPLALGTQTVGSVIRPASFCGVVGYKPTFGAIPRSGVLSQAPSLDTLGVFGASIGAAALLADSLFGQDDGDPATALMPSPRLPETAASAPPVNPAFALVRQPAWDTASADVHDGFAELSEALGENCDEVELPPVFAQALQLCELVQLAELSKSYHHYERRGRDKLSGEMQQAIDEGRRILAHDYLAALDWPRLLNDALEAIFSRYDAILTPASPGAAPEGLSSTGSPAFNGIWTFCGTPAVTLPLLQGENGLPVGVQLVGRRGDDGRLLRSAHWLAGFLAEAA